In a single window of the Bradyrhizobium erythrophlei genome:
- a CDS encoding SDR family NAD(P)-dependent oxidoreductase, with product MTDLTSRTALVTGASRGIGRATARALAAAGARVIVHYGNAAREAESLVAEIRASGGKADAVGADLGAPDGAHKLAVQVRKIAGEQLDILVANAGIATAASIEDQTVEEFDRMFAVNVRAPFFLVQQLLPLLGEGASVVLLSSLAARASVSLLPAYAATKGAIDTLVKHFAALLGPRGIRVNAVAPGVIDTEMSKFATTDEGRQFTLSMQALQRIGHADDVADVVAFLASDAARWVTGDTVQVGGGSKL from the coding sequence ATGACCGACCTCACCAGCAGAACCGCACTCGTCACCGGCGCATCGCGCGGCATTGGCCGCGCCACCGCCCGCGCGCTCGCCGCCGCCGGCGCTCGCGTTATCGTCCACTACGGCAACGCGGCCAGGGAGGCCGAATCGCTGGTTGCCGAAATCCGTGCCTCCGGCGGAAAGGCCGACGCCGTCGGCGCCGACCTCGGCGCGCCCGACGGCGCCCACAAGCTCGCGGTGCAAGTCCGCAAGATCGCCGGCGAACAGCTCGACATTCTCGTTGCCAATGCCGGCATCGCAACGGCCGCCAGTATCGAGGACCAGACCGTCGAGGAATTTGATCGCATGTTCGCGGTCAACGTCCGCGCACCGTTCTTTCTGGTGCAGCAATTGTTGCCGCTGCTCGGCGAAGGTGCCAGCGTGGTGCTGCTGTCGTCGCTGGCGGCGCGCGCTTCCGTGAGTCTGTTGCCGGCCTATGCCGCGACCAAGGGCGCGATCGATACGCTGGTGAAACATTTCGCGGCGCTGCTGGGGCCACGCGGCATCCGCGTCAACGCGGTGGCGCCCGGCGTGATCGACACCGAGATGTCGAAGTTCGCAACGACCGACGAAGGCCGCCAGTTCACGCTTTCGATGCAGGCGCTGCAGCGCATCGGTCACGCCGACGATGTCGCCGACGTCGTCGCCTTCCTCGCCTCCGATGCCGCGCGCTGGGTGACCGGCGATACCGTTCAGGTCGGCGGCGGCTCGAAACTCTGA
- a CDS encoding glutathione S-transferase family protein, translating to MKLYQSNASPNSRRVRIFLAEKSISMPLVPVDLGAKEQFSDAYAAINPRRVVPTLVLDDGTAIGEVPAILRYLEEVHPEPRLLGVTPRTKAEVAMWERRAEMEGFASAMEAVRNAVPGLRNRAIAGPHDYEQIPALVERSRLRVRNFYADFDARLGEVPFVAGDQFSVADITAIVTVDFATKAAGLPMPEQHVALKRWYDSVSTRPSMAA from the coding sequence ATGAAACTCTATCAATCGAACGCCTCGCCCAATTCCCGTCGGGTCAGGATCTTTTTAGCGGAGAAAAGCATTTCGATGCCGCTGGTGCCCGTCGATCTCGGCGCCAAAGAACAATTCTCCGACGCTTACGCGGCGATCAATCCGCGCCGCGTGGTTCCGACCTTGGTGCTCGACGACGGCACCGCGATCGGCGAAGTGCCGGCGATCCTGCGCTATCTCGAGGAAGTCCATCCCGAGCCGCGGCTGCTCGGCGTCACACCGAGGACCAAGGCGGAGGTCGCGATGTGGGAGCGGCGCGCCGAGATGGAAGGATTTGCATCCGCCATGGAGGCGGTGCGCAACGCCGTTCCCGGTCTCAGGAACCGGGCCATTGCCGGGCCGCATGATTACGAACAGATTCCGGCGCTGGTCGAGCGCAGCCGGCTGCGCGTGCGGAATTTCTACGCTGACTTCGATGCCCGGCTCGGCGAGGTGCCCTTCGTGGCCGGCGACCAATTTTCGGTCGCCGACATTACCGCCATCGTCACCGTCGATTTTGCGACCAAAGCCGCCGGTCTGCCGATGCCGGAGCAGCATGTCGCTCTGAAGCGCTGGTACGATTCCGTCTCAACCCGTCCCAGCATGGCGGCGTAG
- a CDS encoding DUF2809 domain-containing protein has translation MLITRACLCLSLVISGLALRRFGFGLGLPALIVKYGGSVLWAMMVFLLVAMRASRLSRPGIALIAASIAVGVELFRLIHTPWLDAFRLTLAGALLLGRIFSPWDMLAYAVGIVLATLLDRFAMSGFGRLRRHAGTG, from the coding sequence ATGCTGATCACCCGCGCCTGTCTTTGTCTTTCGCTTGTAATTTCCGGCCTCGCATTGCGCAGATTTGGGTTCGGTCTCGGGCTGCCGGCACTGATCGTGAAATATGGCGGCTCCGTGCTGTGGGCGATGATGGTTTTCCTCCTTGTCGCGATGAGGGCTTCACGCCTGTCACGACCGGGTATCGCGCTGATTGCCGCCTCGATCGCTGTTGGCGTGGAACTGTTTCGGCTGATTCATACTCCCTGGCTCGACGCCTTCCGGCTGACATTGGCGGGCGCGCTGCTGCTCGGCCGCATCTTCTCGCCGTGGGACATGCTCGCCTACGCCGTCGGAATCGTCCTGGCAACGCTGCTCGATCGCTTTGCGATGTCGGGATTCGGTCGGCTACGCCGCCATGCTGGGACGGGTTGA
- a CDS encoding sensor histidine kinase, with protein sequence MIDVPRATPGPRRKWRPSLSLIVFVVLTSVLSIPLFSLFFLKIYQTQLIQQTEAELIAQSAALGAIFRREVETGVPQGVALGTRIPPVAQTSPAEPYQPIWPRLELENDDVLPPRPEARTPSAPADPAFTALGARMMPDLIATQNVTLAGFRLLDPNGVVIAGREEVGLSLAHLEEVAEALQGHFRGALRARVSKHDAPPLYSTSRGTGVRVFTAMPVIVRGQVAGVIYASRTPSNVFKYLYEQRGKVVLAILSMIVPTLLIGFLFHRTITEPMRELIERTNLIGKGDRDALRPLKRHGTSEFARLSESFLDMARRLNTRSSFISTFATHVSHELKSPLTSIQGAAELLRDDVDAPVMDDEDRRKFLDNIVADADRLAKISGRLRDLARAENPVALGAATLNGTIAGLRSAFASLDIRANGDLETPMRISEENAAIIFSNLADNAMRHKSSTLELSAKRLGNLLRVNIIDNGEGVSSNNRAQIFDSFFTTRRDSGGTGMGLAIVRAMLDAHGGAIRLIDSDQGTAFELTIPVADEPAGC encoded by the coding sequence TTGATCGACGTCCCCAGAGCGACGCCCGGCCCACGGCGGAAGTGGCGGCCAAGCCTCAGCCTGATCGTTTTTGTCGTTCTGACCAGCGTGCTTTCGATCCCGCTGTTCAGCCTGTTTTTTCTCAAGATCTACCAGACCCAGCTGATCCAGCAGACCGAGGCCGAGCTGATCGCGCAGAGCGCCGCGCTCGGCGCGATCTTTCGCCGCGAAGTCGAAACCGGAGTTCCGCAAGGCGTCGCCCTCGGCACCCGGATTCCGCCCGTCGCTCAAACATCTCCCGCCGAACCGTACCAGCCGATCTGGCCGCGGCTGGAACTTGAAAACGACGACGTTTTGCCGCCGCGGCCGGAAGCCCGGACGCCGTCGGCGCCGGCCGATCCGGCCTTCACCGCACTCGGCGCGCGCATGATGCCGGATCTGATCGCAACCCAGAACGTGACGCTGGCGGGGTTTCGGCTGCTCGATCCGAACGGCGTCGTCATCGCCGGCCGCGAGGAAGTCGGGCTGTCGCTGGCGCATCTCGAAGAAGTCGCCGAGGCGCTGCAGGGACACTTCCGCGGCGCCCTGCGCGCACGCGTCTCCAAACATGACGCGCCGCCGCTCTATTCCACCAGCCGGGGAACCGGTGTGCGCGTCTTCACGGCGATGCCCGTGATCGTGCGCGGCCAGGTCGCGGGGGTCATCTATGCCTCCCGCACGCCCAGCAACGTCTTCAAGTACCTGTACGAGCAGCGCGGAAAGGTCGTCCTCGCGATACTTTCCATGATCGTGCCAACGCTGCTGATCGGGTTCCTGTTTCATCGCACCATCACCGAGCCGATGCGGGAACTGATCGAGCGGACCAACCTGATCGGCAAGGGTGACCGCGACGCCCTGCGTCCACTCAAGCGCCACGGCACCAGTGAATTCGCCCGCCTGTCAGAGAGCTTCCTCGACATGGCGAGGCGGCTGAACACGCGCTCCAGTTTCATCTCGACCTTCGCCACCCATGTCTCGCACGAGCTGAAATCGCCGCTGACGTCGATCCAGGGCGCCGCCGAACTGCTGCGCGACGATGTCGACGCGCCGGTCATGGACGACGAGGACAGGCGCAAGTTCCTCGACAACATCGTCGCGGACGCCGACCGGCTCGCAAAAATCTCCGGCCGCTTGCGCGACCTCGCCCGCGCGGAAAATCCGGTTGCGCTCGGTGCCGCGACCCTGAACGGCACGATTGCCGGTCTGCGCTCGGCCTTCGCCTCGCTCGATATTCGGGCAAATGGCGACCTCGAGACGCCGATGCGCATATCTGAGGAAAATGCCGCCATCATCTTTTCCAATCTCGCCGACAACGCCATGCGTCACAAGAGTTCGACGCTTGAACTATCCGCCAAGCGACTGGGAAATCTGCTTCGCGTGAACATCATCGACAACGGCGAAGGCGTCTCGTCCAACAATCGGGCGCAGATCTTCGACTCTTTCTTCACGACGCGCCGCGACAGCGGCGGGACCGGGATGGGGCTCGCGATCGTTCGCGCCATGCTGGATGCCCATGGTGGCGCGATCCGCCTCATCGATTCCGACCAGGGCACGGCCTTCGAACTGACGATCCCCGTCGCCGACGAGCCGGCGGGATGCTGA
- a CDS encoding response regulator transcription factor: MAHSILVVDDDPHIRDVVRFAFEKTGMNISIAQDGKEALRQFDRNVHELIVLDIGMPEMDGLEVCRQIRKTSDTPILFPSARDEEIDRVLGLEIGGDDYVTKPFSPRELVARVNAILRRTRSAPAPAAAKAMSHGGLAIDLDARTANFLDTPVSLTALEFSILRTLLARPGFVFTRELILDAAYAGNIHVADRTIDSHVRNIRAKMAAAGCESVIETVHGVGFKLGRCGASR; the protein is encoded by the coding sequence ATGGCTCATTCCATTCTCGTGGTTGACGATGACCCGCATATCCGCGATGTCGTGCGCTTCGCGTTCGAAAAAACCGGGATGAACATTTCGATCGCCCAGGACGGCAAGGAGGCGCTGCGCCAGTTCGACCGCAACGTCCACGAACTCATCGTGCTCGACATCGGCATGCCGGAGATGGATGGCCTCGAAGTCTGCCGGCAGATCAGGAAGACCTCGGATACGCCGATCCTGTTCCCGTCGGCGCGTGATGAAGAGATCGATCGCGTGCTCGGCCTCGAAATCGGCGGCGACGACTACGTCACGAAACCGTTCAGTCCGCGCGAACTGGTGGCACGGGTCAATGCGATCCTGCGGCGGACTCGAAGCGCGCCGGCGCCGGCCGCGGCCAAGGCCATGAGCCATGGCGGGCTCGCGATCGATCTGGACGCCCGCACTGCGAACTTCCTCGATACGCCGGTTTCGCTGACCGCCCTTGAGTTCTCGATTCTGCGCACGCTGCTGGCGCGGCCGGGGTTCGTATTCACCCGCGAATTGATCCTCGACGCCGCCTATGCCGGCAACATCCATGTCGCCGACCGCACCATCGACAGCCACGTCAGGAACATCCGCGCCAAGATGGCCGCGGCCGGCTGCGAGTCCGTGATCGAAACCGTCCATGGCGTCGGTTTCAAACTGGGGCGCTGTGGGGCATCGCGTTGA